The Etheostoma spectabile isolate EspeVRDwgs_2016 chromosome 1, UIUC_Espe_1.0, whole genome shotgun sequence genome has a segment encoding these proteins:
- the LOC116692844 gene encoding transcription factor E2F4, which translates to MDPERSPNSSDEVTATPDQQNPKYQRSLRSLHTLTTRFVSMLQQADGGVLDLKQAIGVLAVGQKRRIYDITNVLEGVGLISKISKSTVKWKGTMPGENAHGSNDRLMELKYELEDLEQKECMLDQQKSWVEQSIRNTTEDCNDLTYVNHEDICNCFSGHNLLAVRAPSGTQLDVPIPKAVQNSPAKYQIHLKSINGPIDVVLLNKLSVSSVPFALPVPPPEELLLNAKPAMSTSVETESSIAPCQASAHAKYGTKSKRTDTEDMRQHLRSSCMKAQRTNASEYLAKELRDLLHPSKEVMKADLITKLMSSEVFSPLHRLSPPPSDREYVYNLEETEGFLCPL; encoded by the exons ATGGATCCTGAACGTAGCCCAAATAGTTCAGACGAAGTGACCGCCACGCCAGACCAACAGAACCCCAAATACCAAAGGAGTCTGAGGAGCCTTCATACGCTCACCACGAGGTTTGTCAGCATGTTACAACAAGCCGATGGCGGTGTGCTGGACCTCAAACAG GCTATCGGTGTCCTGGCTGTTGGACAGAAAAGGCGAATCTATGACATCACGAATGTGCTGGAGGGTGTTGGTTTAATCTCAAAAATCTCCAAGAGCACTGTAAAGTGGAA GGGTACAATGCCAGGAGAAAATGCACACGGGTCAAACGACAGACTGATGGAGTTGAAGTATGAGCTGGAGGACTTGGAGCAGAAAGAATGCATGTTAGACCAGCAGAAATCCTGGGTTGAACAGAGCATTAGGAACACAACAGAAGACTGCAACGA TCTGACCTATGTGAATCATGAAGACATCTGCAACTGCTTCAGTG GCCATAATCTCTTGGCAGTACGAGCACCATCTGGCACACAGCTAGATGTTCCCATTCCCAAAGCT GTCCAGAACAGCCCAGCAAAGTATCAGATCCATCTGAAAAGCATCAATGGACCAATAGATGTTGTACTTCTTAACAAACTCTCTGTCAGCTCGGTTCCTTTCGCATTGCCAGTCCCACCGCCAGAAGAACTTTTACTGAACGCCAAACCAGCCATGTCCACTTCAGTTGAGACAGAAAGCAGCATCGCCCCATGTCAGGCTTCAGCTCATGCCAAATATGGCACCAAATCTAAACGGACGGACACGGAGGACATGCGACAGCACCTTCGGTCATCATGTATGAAGGCTCAAAGAACTAATGCGTCTGAAT ATTTAGCAAAGGAACTGCGGGACCTACTCCACCCAAGCAAAG AGGTAATGAAAGCAGATCTGATCACAAAGCTTATGTCCTCTGAAG TTTTTTCTCCACTCCATCGTTTATCTCCGCCTCCGTCCGACCGTGAATATGTCTACAATCTGGAAGAGACTGAAGGCTTTCTGTGTCCTCTTTGA